One window of the Eucalyptus grandis isolate ANBG69807.140 chromosome 6, ASM1654582v1, whole genome shotgun sequence genome contains the following:
- the LOC104451806 gene encoding MDIS1-interacting receptor like kinase 2, translating to MALSQKQPSMLFVACVLLMLTQEMPCLASSRSPSPVALAGPSNQTANEELEALLTWKFELDSQTRYTLSSWNGSNPCSWRGVDCDSFGSIVSLNLSDSAIHGTLHHLNFSLLPNLIALKLANNSLFGNIPPSMALLAKLTHLDLSRNNLSGNILTQLVSLRSLQVLNLSNNNFNGPIPNEIGSLSNLTGLFLSANNLSGRIPGEIGRLQSLNYLDLQNNRITGPIPSSIGNMSSLIEVWLWDNQLVGAIPEEIGMLGSLSILDLSCNCLDGYIPKTLGNLSNLAFLYLYQNQLFGPIPLEVGGMRSLEIFQLQFNDLIGPIPSSIGNLSNLKYISLRKNKLSGPIPSSIGNLSNLNILRLDYNNLFGPIPWSIGNLSYLKTLSLFNNSLSGFVSKEIGKLGLLSILRLDMNNLEGFLPIEMNNLTSLTRLDLSYNNFVGQLPQEICSGQALVRFIAMNNHFTGPIPKSLRNCSNLYRVRLNNNALKGNITDALGVYPYLDYLELSNNDLYGELPPTLGECRNLTSLIISNNRISGTIPPQVGDMNQLRRLDLSSNDIVGEIPKELGKLKLLVELSLDYNRLEGHILQELGALSSLQKLKIARNNLSGSIPTELGGCSNLLFLNLSGNNLDKSIPVEIDNLRSLQVLDLSQNLLTREIPRRFAQLHRLEILNLSHNQLSGSIELAFGDMVSLTSIDISYNELEGPLPNVPAFQNATIEVVRGNRGLCGVIASLKPCTTTTSKGKNKNKKLLLILIPTLSCLLSLLLIVGILRIVCQRLRKTEPSSNNGSNENLWAVLTFNGNMVYESIIEATGEFDAKYCIGVGGQGSVYKAQLRTGEIVAVKKFKEAVEVKIASEKAFEREIHALIEARHRNIIKLYGFCSSSRHSFLVYEFLESGSLKDVLNDEERMTAFNWNKRVNVIKGVACALSYMHHECSPPIVHRDVSSKNILMDEQYEAHVSDFGAAKVLQPYSSNWTSFASTFGYAAPELAYTMKVTEKCDVYSFGMVTLEVIIGRYPGDLISSLASSASSSSSNSTASCWPLKQALDQRIPYPDGDTLGQVAFIVKMAFTCLSAKPEHRPSMQQVSQEISARRSIVIGALEDIKLEELVDPICLSY from the exons ATGGCATTATCTCAAAAACAACCCTCCATGTTGTTCGTCGCTTGTGTCCTCCTCATGCTCACGCAAGAAATGCCTTGTCTTGCTTCATCTCGAAGCCCTTCTCCGGTGGCCCTTGCTGGTCCTAGTAACCAAACCGCTAATGAGGAACTGGAGGCACTCCTAACATGGAAGTTTGAGCTGGACAGCCAGACTCGCTATACTTTGTCTTCGTGGAATGGGAGCAACCCTTGTTCATGGCGCGGAGTCGATTGCGATTCTTTTGGAAGCATTGTGAGCCTGAACCTCTCGGATTCTGCCATACATGGTACGCTTCATCATCTCAATTTCTCCCTATTGCCCAACTTGATTGCTCTTAAGCTTGCCAACAACTCACTTTTCGGAAACATCCCTCCGAGCATGGCTCTTCTTGCCAAGCTTACTCATCTAGACTTGTCTCGAAATAACCTTTCGGGAAACATTCTGACTCAACTAGTGTCCTTGCGATCTCTCCAAGTTCTCAATCTATCGAATAACAATTTCAATGGCCCAATTCCCAATGAGATAGGTAGCTTGAGCAACTTGACCGGCCTATTTCTTTCTGCAAATAATCTTTCCGGTCGTATCCCTGGAGAAATAGGAAGGCTCCAGTCTCTCAATTATCTCGACTTACAGAACAATCGCATCACCGGTCCTATTCCTTCTTCCATAGGAAACATGAGCAGCTTGATAGAGGTGTGGCTTTGGGATAATCAACTTGTTGGGGCCATTCCAGAGGAAATAGGAATGTTGGGGTCTCTCAGTATACTTGATTTATCTTGCAATTGTCTCGATGGTTACATCCCTAAAACTCTAGGAAATTTGAGTAATTTAGCATTTCTATACTTATATCAAAACCAACTTTTCGGTCCCATACCTTTGGAAGTTGGAGGAATGAGATCCCTCGAAATTTTCCAATTGCAATTTAATGATTTAATAGGTCCTATCCCATCATCCATAGGTAACTTGAGCAATTTAAAATACATTTCCCTTCGCAAGAATAAGTTGTCGGGTCCTATCCCATCATCCATAGGTAACTTGAGCAATTTGAATATTCTTCGCCTTGACTACAATAACCTTTTTGGGCCTATCCCATGGTCCATAGGCAACTTGAGCTATCTAAAAACTCTTTCCCTTTTCAACAATAGTTTGTCGGGCTTTGTTTCGAAAGAGATTGGAAAACTAGGACTCCTTAGTATATTACGTCTAGATATGAATAATCTAGAAGGCTTTCTTCCCATCGAGATGAATAATCTCACATCCCTCACTCGCCTTGATCTATCTTATAATAACTTTGTTGGCCAATTGCCACAAGAGATCTGTAGCGGCCAAGCTCTTGTACGTTTTATTGCAATGAACAATCACTTCACTGGACCCATCCCAAAAAGCTTGAGAAATTGTTCCAATCTGTATCGAGTTAGGCTTAATAACAACGCGCTCAAGGGAAATATAACCGATGCTCTTGGTGTGTACCCTTACTTGGATTATCTTGAGTTAAGTAACAATGACCTTTACGGGGAGTTACCACCAACATTGGGAGAATGTAGAAATTTGACGAGCTTGATAATCTCCAACAATAGAATTTCCGGCACCATACCACCTCAGGTTGGAGACATGAATCAATTGCGTAGACTGGACCTCTCTTCAAATGATATAGTTGGGGAAATTCCTAAAGAGCTAGGAAAATTGAAGTTGCTGGTAGAGCTTTCACTGGACTACAACCGTCTTGAAGGCCACATCCTTCAAGAACTTGGAGCATTGTCCAGTCTGCAGAAACTCAAAATTGCAAGAAACAACTTGAGTGGCTCCATTCCTACAGAACTTGGGGGGTGCTCCAACCTTTTGTTCTTAAATTTAAGCGGGAATAATCTTGATAAGAGTATTCCTGTGGAGATTGACAACCTCCGGTCTCTTCAAGTTCTCGATCTGAGTCAAAATTTGCTCACAAGAGAAATACCTAGACGATTTGCACAATTGCATAGATTGGAAATACTCAATCTCTCACATAATCAGCTTTCGGGTTCAATTGAATTGGCCTTTGGTGATATGGTAAGCTTGACATCCATCGACATATCATATAATGAGTTAGAAGGTCCTTTACCAAATGTTCCAGCCTTTCAAAATGCTACAATTGAAGTTGTGAGAGGGAACAGAGGTTTGTGTGGAGTTATCGCTAGTCTCAAACCATGCACAACAACAACATCAAAAggcaagaacaaaaacaaaaagttgctGCTAATTTTGATTCCTACTTTAAGTTGCCTACTTTCATTGCTTCTTATTGTGGGAATTTTAAGAATAGTATGCCAAAGATTAAGGAAAACAGAACCTAGTTCGAACAATGGAAGCAATGAAAACTTGTGGGCAGTGTTGACCTTTAACGGGAATATGGTCTATGAGAGCATTATTGAAGCCACGGGGGAGTTTGATGCCAAATATTGCATCGGTGTGGGAGGACAGGGGAGTGTTTATAAGGCCCAGTTGCGAACAGGCGAAATTGTTGCGGTAAAGAAATTTAAGGAAGCAGTGGAAGTCAAAATCGCTAGTGAAAAAGCATTTGAAAGGGAGATTCACGCTCTGATTGAAGCTCGGCATCGGAATATTATCAAGCTCTATGGCTTTTGCTCAAGTTCTCGACATTCATTTTTGGTTTACGAGTTCTTGGAATCAGGCAGCTTAAAGGATGTATTGAACGATGAAGAGAGGATGACAGCATTTAATTGGAATAAGAGAGTGAATGTTATTAAAGGTGTGGCGTGTGCTTTGTCCTACATGCACCATGAATGCTCTCCTCCTATAGTTCATCGAGACGTATCGAGCAAGAACATTTTAATGGATGAACAATACGAAGCTCACGTCTCTGATTTTGGCGCGGCTAAGGTTTTGCAACCTTACTCATCCAATTGGACTTCCTTTGCGAGCACTTTTGGATATGCAGCTCCAG AGCTCGCATACACAATGAAAGTGACGGAGAAATGtgatgtttatagctttggAATGGTGACATTGGAGGTAATCATAGGTAGATACCCGGGCGATCTCATATCGTCTCTCGCATCctcagcttcttcatcatcaagcaattCAACAGCTTCATGTTGGCCCCTAAAACAAGCTCTAGATCAAAGAATCCCATACCCAGATGGTGATACGCTAGGTCAGGTGGCTTTCATTGTAAAGATGGCATTTACATGCCTGAGTGCAAAACCGGAGCATCGTCCAAGCATGCAACAAGTGTCTCAAGAGATATCAGCACGTAGGTCGATCGTGATAGGGGCATTGGAGGACATAAAATTGGAAGAACTAGTTGATCCCATATGCCTTTCTTATTGA
- the LOC104451805 gene encoding MDIS1-interacting receptor like kinase 2 has protein sequence MANLAKLAHLDLSLNNLSGNIPTLLGSLRSLQVLEFSRNKLSGPIPQEIGNLTSLLTLTLSENNFSGSIPDSIGKLGNLAILLLDENNISGSIPSSIGNLSKLTQLSLRVNNLVGFLPIGINNLTFLALLRLSDNDFVGQLPQQICGSQTLVNFTASNNHFTGAMPRTLKNCSSLCRLRLQNNLLKGNLTDALGVYPNLDYLELSNNEFYGVLPPTLVECRNLKSLIISNNKISGTIPPQLGNMNQLHKLVLSSNDIVGEIPKDLGKLKLLLDLSLGCNHLEGHIPQELGGLPSLQKLEIARNNLSGSIRTELGECSNLQFLNLSGNNLENSIPMEIGELRSLQILDLSQNLLTGVIPGQLQQLYRLEILNLSHNQLSGLIESTFSDMVSLTSIDISYNELEGPLPNILAFRNATIEVVRGNKGLCGVIASLNPCTATTSKGKNKNKKLLLILIPTLGCLLSLLLVAGISNIVCRRSRKIETSWNNGRNGNLWAILSFDGNAVYKSIIEATEEFDAKYCIGVGGHGSVYKAQLQTGETFAVKKFKEAAEVKIASQKAFEREIHALIEARHRNIIKLYGFCSSSQHSFLVYEFLESGNLKDVLNDEKRITTFDWNKRVNVIKGVAYALSYMHHECSPPIVHRDVSSKNILMDEEYEAHVSDFGTAKVLHPYSSNWTSFGGTFGYAAPELAYTMEVKEKCDVYSFGVVTLEVIMGRHPGDLISSLASSASSSSSNSTSSYWLLKQALDQRIPCPDGDTLGQVAFIVMMAFTCLSAKPEHRPSMQRVSQEISACRSIMIGPWEDIKLKELVDPRCFPY, from the exons ATGGCTAATCTTGCCAAGCTTGCTCATCTGGACTTGTCTTTAAATAACCTCTCGGGAAACATTCCAACTCTACTCGGGTCATTGCGATCTTTACAAGTTCTTGAGTTTTCGCGTAATAAGCTTTCTGGTCCTATCCCTCAAGAAATTGGAAACCTTACATCTCTCTTGACGCTCACTCTCTCCGAGAATAACTTCAGTGGCTCTATACCTGATTCAATAggaaagttgggaaatttgGCTATCTTACTCCTCGATGAGAATAATATCTCTGGCTCTATTCCTTCCAGTATAGGAAACTTAAGCAAGCTCACTCAGCTAAGTCTACGTGTGAATAATCTGGTGGGCTTTCTTCCCATTGGGATAAATAATCTCACATTCCTCGCACTCCTACGGTTATCTGATAACGACTTTGTTGGCCAATTGCCACAACAGATATGCGGTAGCCAAACCCTTGTAAATTTTACTGCTTCTAACAATCACTTCACTGGAGCTATGCCAAGAACcttgaaaaattgttcaagtttATGTAGACTTAGGCTCCAAAACAACTTGCTCAAGGGAAACCTAACTGATGCTCTAGGTGTGTACCCTAACTTGGATTATCTTGAGTTGAGCAACAATGAATTTTACGGTGTGCTCCCACCAACATTGGTTGAATGTAGAAATTTAAAGAGCTTGATAATCTCCAACAATAAAATCTCCGGAACCATACCGCCTCAACTCGGAAATAtgaatcaattgcacaaacttgTCCTCTCTTCGAATGATATTGTTGGGGAAATTCCTAAAGACCTAGGAAAGTTGAAGTTGCTACTAGATCTTTCATTGGGCTGCAACCATCTTGAAGGCCACATCCCTCAAGAACTTGGAGGGTTGCCTAGTCTACAGAAACTTGAAATTGCAAGAAATAACTTGAGTGGCTCAATTCGTACAGAACTTGGGGAGTGCTCCAACCTTCAGTTCTTGAATTTAAGCGGGAATAATCTTGAAAACAGCATTCCTATGGAGATCGGCGAACTTCGGTCTCTTCAAATTCTCGATTTAAGTCAAAATTTGCTTACAGGAGTAATACCTGGACAACTTCAACAACTGTATAGATTGGAAATACTCAATCTCTCACACAATCAACTTTCAGGTTTAATTGAGTCGACCTTTAGTGATATGGTAAGTTTGACATCCATCGACATATCATATAATGAGTTAGAAGGTCCTTTACCAAACATTCTTGCCTTTCGTAATGCTACAATTGAAGTTGTGAGAGGAAACAAAGGCTTGTGTGGAGTTATTGCTAGTCTCAACCCTTGTACAGCAACAACGTCCAAGggcaagaacaaaaacaaaaagttgctGCTAATTTTGATTCCTACTTTAGGTTGCCTACTTTCGTTGCTTCTTGTTGCGGGAATTTCAAATATAGTATGCCGAAGATCAAGGAAAATAGAGACTAGTTGGAACAATGGACGCAATGGAAACTTGTGGGCAATATTAAGCTTCGATGGAAATGCAGTCTATAAGAGCATTATTGAAGCCACAGAGGAGTTTGATGCCAAATATTGCATTGGTGTGGGAGGACATGGGAGTGTTTACAAGGCCCAATTGCAAACAGGTGAGACTTTTGCAGTAAAGAAATTTAAGGAAGCAGCGGAAGTCAAAATCGCTAGTCAAAAAGCATTTGAAAGGGAGATTCATGCTCTGATTGAAGCTCGGCATCGGAATATTATCAAGCTCTATGGCTTTTGCTCGAGCTCTCAACATTCATTTTTGGTGTATGAGTTCTTGGAATCAGGCAACTTGAAGGATGTATTGAACGACGAAAAGAGGATAACAACATTTGATTGGAACAAGAGAGTGAATGTCATTAAAGGTGTAGCTTATGCTCTGTCTTACATGCACCATGAATGCTCTCCTCCTATAGTTCATCGAGACGTGTCGAGCAAGAACATTTTAATGGATGAAGAATATGAAGCTCACGTCTCTGATTTTGGCACGGCTAAGGTTCTACATCCCTACTCATCCAATTGGACTTCCTTTGGAGGCACTTTTGGATATGCAGCTCCAG AGCTTGCATACACAATGGAGGTGAAGGAGAAAtgtgatgtttatagttttggaGTGGTGACATTGGAAGTAATCATGGGCAGACATCCAGGCGATCTCATATCGTCTCTTGCTTCctcagcttcttcatcatcaagcaattCAACAAGTTCATATTGGCTCCTGAAACAAGCTCTAGATCAAAGAATTCCATGCCCAGATGGTGACACACTAGGTCAAGTGGCTTTCATTGTAATGATGGCATTTACATGCTTGAGTGCAAAACCGGAGCATCGTCCAAGCATGCAACGAGTGTCTCAAGAGATATCGGCATGTAGGTCAATCATGATAGGCCCATGGGAGGACATAAAATTGAAAGAGCTAGTTGATCCCCGATGCTTCCCTTATTGA
- the LOC104449157 gene encoding chaperone protein dnaJ 1, mitochondrial-like, whose amino-acid sequence MQLAKKYHPDANNNDRFAKRKLQKIRDAYETLQSPGKRTEYDRKCRGSSENVEYGEGDAEGFPRYYERHFSSSFRKIFSEVIPSVLHVIIFQSSDP is encoded by the exons ATGCAGCTTGCAAAGAAGTACCATCCTGATGCAAATAATAATGATCGTTTCGCAAAGAGGAAATTACAAAAGATAAGAGATGCTTATGAG ACTTTGCAAAGTCCTGGAAAAAGAACAGAGTACGACAGG AAATGCCGCGGAAGTTCAGAAAATGTTGAATATGGTGAAGGAGATGCTGAGGGGTTTCCACGTTATTATGAAAGGCATTTCTCTAGTTCATTCCGCAAGATCTTTTCTGAGGTAATTCCAAGTGTGCTGCATGTCATTATCTTCCAATCTTCTGATCCATGA